GCCGAGGGGGGGGGCGACACCTCCACGATCTCCACCAGCAGGTCCGGCAGAATCCCCGCCTCCTCGCACGCGTCCAGCGCGTTGTCCACCGCCTCCTTCACCGTCGTCAGCAGCGCCTTGCGCGGGTTGTCGAACCCGAGCAGGTGACGGTTCTTCGCGAAGAACTCCGACACCGAGATCTCACGCTGCTTCTCCGCCATCGCCTCCGCGGCCAGCAGCGGCGCGCCCGAGCCGCCGCCTCGACGAGAACGCCCCACCGTCGAACCCGTGCTCGCCCTGCCCCGTTTCGTCGGCATCCCTGCCTCCCGATCCAACCCCCGATTCGGAACACGATAGGGTCTGCACGACCGCAAACCCCCCAGTTTCACGCCCGCAACGCCGACACCCACTCCCTCTCTCGGTCGGACGAACCAGGGTTCGCGCAGTTTTAGCGTCTTTCCGCACCAAGCGTCGGCACACACGCCAGCCCTACCGGATAGCCTATGGCCCGCCGATCGTTCTTCCGTTCACGATCGGCCCATGGCAGGAGAGATCACCGGATCGCGCAGCGCACCGGCGCCGTTGCCGGCGCGGACGATCCGCCCCCGCTGGGGGAGAAGCACGCACACACGCAGGAGAGACAAGAGATGAAGAACCTGATCGCTCTGTTCGCCGCCGCCGGCATCGCCTCCGCGGCCAACGCCGACGTCCTCGCCAACTGGACCTTCGAAGTCAGCGTTCCCGCCGACGCCGGCCCACACGCCGCCGAAGCCGGCATCTACGGCGGCGACGCCACCGGGTTCCACGTCAGCCAGGCCACCGTCTACTCCAACCCCGTCGGCAACGGCTCGCTCGAATCCTTCTCGTCCAACAACTGGACCGAGAACGACTGGTACCAGTTCACCACCTCCACCATCGGCTACCAGGACATCACCTTCGGATGGAGCCAGACCAGAAGCTCCACCGGCCCCGGAGACTTCCGCGTCCAGTTCAGCAACGACGGCGTCAACTTCTCCGACCTCATGAACTACACCATCGACGCCATCACCTGGTCCAGCGTCTCCTTCAACCCCGACTCCGTCTTCGGACCTATCGCCCTCCCCGCCGCCGCCGACAACCAGGGCACCATCTACGTCCGCCTCACCAGCAACGTCACCACCGCCTCCGCAGGCACCAACCGAGTCGATGACATCATCATCAGCGGCACCCTCATCCCCGCCCCCGGCGCGCTGGCCCTCGTCGCGCTCTCCGGCCTCGTCGCCGCTCGCCGCCGCCGCAACTGATCCAACAAACCTCGCTCGACATCCCCGAGGGCGACCGGTCCAAACCCGGTCGCCCTTTGCATTGCGCCCCTCACTCCTCTCCGTGGCGCGGCCCGCCGCTTCCGAGGCCGGGCCTTGCACGCCGCATCTCCCCCTCTCCAACCCCCTACACTCCCCCAGCCTCACCCCCGGGTGGAGAAAGGCGGCCTCGGTGCTCACCGGCAGCCTCACCATCCAGCGACTCCTCGCGTCGATGAAGAAACTCGACGCCTCCGATCTCCACATCAAGGTCGGCCTGCCCCCCGTCTACCGCGTCGGCGGACGCCTCAGGCCCATCGATTCCCCCCCCCTCTCCGCCGACGAGTGCGACCACCTCCTCGATCCCATCCTCACCCCCGGACAGCGGCAGCGATTCGAAGACGTCGGCAACCTCGACTTCGCCTGGCACCTCCCCGACGGCGACCGCTTCCGCATCGACATGTTCCGCTCCGGCAACCACGTCCACGCCGCCATCCGCCGCGTCAAGGCCGAAATCCCCAGCTACGAGGAACTCCACCTCCCACCCGTCTACTCCCAGGTCGTCGAACGCGAGAACGACGGACTCATCCTCATCTGCGGCGTCACCGGCAGCGGAAAGTCCTCCACCATCGCCGCCATGGTCGAGCAGATCAACCGCACCCAGGACGTCAACATCATCACCATCGAAGACCCCGTCGAATACCGCTTCATCCCCAAAAAGGCCATCATCTCCCAGCGCGAAGTCGGCATCGACATCGACTCCTTCAAGACCGCGCTCCGCTTCGTCGTCCGACAGGACCCAGACGTCATCTTCATCGGAGAGATGCGCGACGCCGAGACCGTCCTCGCCGGCATCCAGGCCGCCGAGACCGGACACCTCGTCTTCGCCACACTCCACACCGCAGACACCATGCAGTCCCTCGCCCGGATGCTCGAGTTCTTCCCGCCCGACGAGCGCGACTTCATCCGCTCCTCCCTCGCCAACACCGTCAAGTGCGTCTGCGCCCAGAAACTCATCCCCGCACTCCCTACCTTTGAGACCAAGGTCGTCCCCGCCTGCGAAATCCTGCTCTCCAACGCCGTCGTCCGCGACAAGATCCGCGAGGGCGAGGACGCCGACCTCCCCGCCATCATCAGCGGCTCGCGCGCCGAGGGCATGAGCTCCTTCACCACCGCCCTCGCCGACCTCGTCGAGAAGGAGTGGATCGACCTCCAGACCGCGCGCCAGTACGCCCCCAACCGCGACGCCCTCGAGAGCATCCTTAAGGGCGTCGAGGTCAAGGCCGCCACGCTCGTCCACCGCATCAAGGGCGGCGGCGCCTGACGCCCCGTCATCCCCCCCCTCGGGGCGGGGCCGCGCGGGCCCCGTCTCATCCCTACCGCCTTGGATTCCTCTTCCGGTTCGCCCGCGCAGGCCCATGCGGCGGGAACGGCCCCCGCTCTGCCGCGGGCGCACCCTCCACCGCAGCCTCCTCACGCGCCGCTTCCCCCTGCTCAACCTCCGGGGTGCTGTCCCCCGCCGCACCCGCAAGCCGCGCGAAGATCATCCGGCCCGCGCTCGTCTGCAGGCTGCTCGTCACCACCGCCTCGACCTCGCTCCCCACGCGCTCCGCCGCTTCCTCCACCACCACCATCGTCCCGTCCGGCATGTACCCCACGCCCTGGCTGCGCTGCTCGCCCCGCTTCATCAACTGCACGCGCAGCGTCTCGCCCGCCAGCACGCTCGGCTTGAGCGCGTTCGCCAGGTCGTTCAGGTTCAGCACCGGCACGCTGTGGATCGCCGCCACACGCGCCAGACCCGTGTCCGTCGTCACGATCACCGCCGGCAACTGCCGCGCACGCTCCACGAGCATCTGGTCCACGCCCACGCCCGGCACCGGCGCCTCGTCGATGCCCACGTCCACCAGCGGGCTGCGCTGCAACTTCGCCACCACCTCCAGCCCGCGACGCCCGCGCGCCCGCTTCATCCCGTCGCGCGAGTCCGCCAGCGCCTGCAACTCACGCACCACGAACTGCGGGATCAGCACCGGCGCCTGCACGAAACCCGTCCCCGCAACCTCCACCACCCGCCCGTCGATCAGCGCGGACGTGTCCAGCAGCAGCGGCCTCGTCCCCCGCATCTGCTTCGCAAACTCCACGTACGGGATCACCAGCCGGAAATCGTCCTGCGTCTGCAGCACCGTCGAGATGCCCAGGTAGCACAGCGACACCCCCACCAGCACCTTGATCGTCCCCACGATCTCCTTCGGCTCCGCGAAGTCCCACGACTCCGCCACCAGGTCGATCACGAACCCGAACGCGATCGTCGCCAGCATCCCCGCCATCAGACCGAACACCACCGCCGACAGCGTCGCGATCTTCTTCCGCGGCGTCAGCAGGTCCACCGCCAGGAACACCACGAACAACGCCAGCGCGGCCGACAGCGGGATGTACCACCGCTCCGCCAGCCAACCCGCCTGCCCGGCCCCGGCGCCCCCCGCACGCTCGCTCACGCTGATCACGTTCAGCAGCGTCACCGTCAGCAGAAGCACGAAGAACGTCATCCGCACCGCGTTCACCATCCGCGAACGGTGACGCGCCGCGACCTCCGCCGGAGACAACTCGTGCAGACCGGTCACGCCACCATCCTACCCAGACCCCGATCTCCGCATACCATCAGGCACCGTCGCCCCCGCAGGCGGCCGGGCCCGGTGCACGGGTGGCCCGTGAACCTGGTCAGGGCTTGACCGCAGCAGCCATAAGCGGCCGTCATCCGGTGCCCCCGGTGTCCTGGCCGCCTGCAGGCGCGACGCAACTCAGAGCCGCGGGCTTCAGCCCGCGCTCCTGTGCGCAGCGAGCCTCCGCGAGAAAGCCGCCGAGTACGTTTCACTCCACCCATGCCGCACGGCCCGCTCCCCCCGCTCGCTCCTCACCCTTCGCGCCGACCCCTGATCTCCACTCATGCCCCGATGCCCCGTCCCTCGATGCCTCTCTTCCGTCCAACTCCCCTCCCCGCCCCCCTCCCCTTCTTTCCTATTTGCTATTTGACCATTTGCTATTTGCCATTTGCTCACCCCTCCCCCCGCTCCATCTCCCCCAACAACTCCATGTCCGTCCCCAGCAACTTCAGCCGCAGCATCCCCAGCGCGCTCATCGCCGACCACGTCCGCACCGCGTCGCGCCCACCCCGGAACAGGAACCGCCGAGCGTCCACCGACCCGTCGCGGCTCGCGCGACAGACCCACACCGTTCCCACAGGCTTGGCTTGCGTTCCCCCCTCCGGACCCGCGACTCCCGTGATCGCCAGCGCATGGTCCACACCGGGCGCGCCGCGAAGCACGAACCGCGCACGCTCACGGCAGCCCAACGCCATCGCGCGCGCCGTCTCCTCGCTCACCGCCCCCGGCGCGCGCGCATCCGCCACGTCCGGCACGAACCGGTCCGGCACGCCGAGCTCCGCGTGCTTCATCGCGTTCGTGTAGGTGATCCACCCGCCCGCGAACGCCGCGGACGATCCCGGAACCTCCGTCAGCATCGCCCCCAGCAGCCCCCCCGTGCAACTCTCCGCCACCGCCAGCGTCTCGCGGCGTTCCTTCAGCAGGTCGAGCACGACCTCCGCCAGCGTCCGCTCGCGCGTCTCGCCCTCCGGCGCCAGCACGGCCGCGCCAAGCGCACGCCGCACCGCACGCTCCGTCGTCGCTAACGCGCTCTCCGCTTCATGCGCCACACCTTCGTAGCGCAGTCGCACCGTCACCACGCCCACCGACGCCGTCGTTCCCACCAGCGGGTTGCGCCCGCGACGCATCAGGTCGCCCAGCAACTCCGCCACCCGCGACTCGCCGTACCCGAAGGTCGGCAGCACGCGCGTTCGCACCACCCGCCCCGCCGGCGGCCGCAGCGCTGGCGCCACGCACGACTCGAACATCGGCCCCATCTCCCGCGGCGGTCCCGGCAGGCAGAACACGTCCGCCCCGCCCAGCCGCGCCCGCAGCCCCGGCGCGGTCCCGTGCGGGTTCGGCAGGCACGCCGCCCCACTCGGCCGCTGCGCCTGCACCCGGTTCGTCGCCGGCATTCGCGCCCCGCGAGCC
This genomic window from Synechococcales cyanobacterium CNB contains:
- a CDS encoding PilT/PilU family type 4a pilus ATPase — encoded protein: MTSSSAAPSSPPPARWPSSRSPASSPLAAAATDPTNLARHPRGRPVQTRSPFALRPSLLSVARPAASEAGPCTPHLPLSNPLHSPSLTPGWRKAASVLTGSLTIQRLLASMKKLDASDLHIKVGLPPVYRVGGRLRPIDSPPLSADECDHLLDPILTPGQRQRFEDVGNLDFAWHLPDGDRFRIDMFRSGNHVHAAIRRVKAEIPSYEELHLPPVYSQVVERENDGLILICGVTGSGKSSTIAAMVEQINRTQDVNIITIEDPVEYRFIPKKAIISQREVGIDIDSFKTALRFVVRQDPDVIFIGEMRDAETVLAGIQAAETGHLVFATLHTADTMQSLARMLEFFPPDERDFIRSSLANTVKCVCAQKLIPALPTFETKVVPACEILLSNAVVRDKIREGEDADLPAIISGSRAEGMSSFTTALADLVEKEWIDLQTARQYAPNRDALESILKGVEVKAATLVHRIKGGGA
- a CDS encoding PIN/TRAM domain-containing protein produces the protein MTGLHELSPAEVAARHRSRMVNAVRMTFFVLLLTVTLLNVISVSERAGGAGAGQAGWLAERWYIPLSAALALFVVFLAVDLLTPRKKIATLSAVVFGLMAGMLATIAFGFVIDLVAESWDFAEPKEIVGTIKVLVGVSLCYLGISTVLQTQDDFRLVIPYVEFAKQMRGTRPLLLDTSALIDGRVVEVAGTGFVQAPVLIPQFVVRELQALADSRDGMKRARGRRGLEVVAKLQRSPLVDVGIDEAPVPGVGVDQMLVERARQLPAVIVTTDTGLARVAAIHSVPVLNLNDLANALKPSVLAGETLRVQLMKRGEQRSQGVGYMPDGTMVVVEEAAERVGSEVEAVVTSSLQTSAGRMIFARLAGAAGDSTPEVEQGEAAREEAAVEGAPAAERGPFPPHGPARANRKRNPRR
- a CDS encoding CinA family nicotinamide mononucleotide deamidase-related protein, with product MADEHSSCVVLSIGDELTLGQSLDTNSRWLSARLLDRGVVTVRRVTVPDDAGAIERAMREAAADAPLVISTGGLGPTEDDLTRIALAAALGDGLVEDADALRAIESWYAARGARMPATNRVQAQRPSGAACLPNPHGTAPGLRARLGGADVFCLPGPPREMGPMFESCVAPALRPPAGRVVRTRVLPTFGYGESRVAELLGDLMRRGRNPLVGTTASVGVVTVRLRYEGVAHEAESALATTERAVRRALGAAVLAPEGETRERTLAEVVLDLLKERRETLAVAESCTGGLLGAMLTEVPGSSAAFAGGWITYTNAMKHAELGVPDRFVPDVADARAPGAVSEETARAMALGCRERARFVLRGAPGVDHALAITGVAGPEGGTQAKPVGTVWVCRASRDGSVDARRFLFRGGRDAVRTWSAMSALGMLRLKLLGTDMELLGEMERGEG